From Halococcus salsus, one genomic window encodes:
- the cgi121 gene encoding KEOPS complex subunit Cgi121, which produces MKLVEGEATVENVGEFVAWLDEVGEAHGCTVQAFDANYVVSRAHLSRALDLADRARERGEAVARDRGVEVMLYAAGRRQIDRALELGVREGRGPVVVLVAADGADDSVQAERAAASAVAERLDQHGTLGEFDSERVRAYFDVADPELDATDADLEALVLERVALLDVEK; this is translated from the coding sequence ATGAAACTCGTCGAAGGCGAAGCTACGGTCGAGAACGTCGGCGAGTTCGTGGCGTGGCTCGACGAGGTCGGCGAGGCGCACGGCTGTACGGTCCAGGCCTTCGACGCGAACTACGTCGTCTCGCGCGCGCATCTCTCACGAGCGCTCGACCTCGCCGACCGGGCGCGCGAGCGCGGCGAGGCGGTCGCCCGCGACCGCGGCGTCGAGGTCATGCTCTACGCCGCGGGCCGCCGGCAGATCGACCGGGCGCTCGAACTTGGGGTACGCGAAGGTCGCGGACCGGTCGTGGTGCTCGTCGCTGCCGACGGGGCCGACGACTCGGTTCAGGCCGAACGTGCGGCCGCGAGCGCGGTCGCGGAGCGGCTCGACCAGCACGGGACGCTCGGCGAGTTCGACTCCGAACGGGTTCGGGCGTACTTCGACGTCGCGGACCCCGAACTCGACGCCACCGACGCGGACCTCGAAGCCCTGGTGCTCGAACGCGTGGCGTTGCTCGACGTCGAGAAGTAG